One stretch of Castor canadensis chromosome 14, mCasCan1.hap1v2, whole genome shotgun sequence DNA includes these proteins:
- the LOC109699765 gene encoding olfactory receptor 1M1, translating into METKNQSSASEFILLGLSEKPEHDTLLFSLFLCMYMITVVGNLLIILAISSDSHLHTPMYFFLANLSLVDFCLASSTVPKMLVNIQTKSKSISYPCCLTQMYFFHFFGIMDSVLIAIMAYDRFIAICHSLHYTTIMNPCLCGLLAGGPWVFSCFISLTHILLVTRLVFCHDHELPHYFCDLTPLLRLSCTDTSVNKIFVLIVAGMVIATPFVCILASYARIIAAIMKVPSAGGRKKAFSTCSSHLSVVALFYGTTIGVYLCPVSVHTVVKEKASAVMYTVVTPMLNPFIYSLRNRDLKGALKKVINRKFTSST; encoded by the coding sequence atggaaacaaagaacCAAAGCAGTGCATCTGAATTCATCCTCCTGGGACTTTCAGAAAAGCCAGAGCATGATACGCTCCTCTTTTCTCTGTTCCTCTGCATGTATATGATTACAGTCGTGGGCAACTTGTTAATCATCCTGGCAATTAGCTCAGACTCCCACCTCCACACTCCTATGTACTTTTTCCTGGCCAACCTCTCCTTGGTTGATTTCTGCCTTGCCAGCAGCACTGTCCCCAAAATGCTGGTGAATATTCAAACTAAGAGCAAGTCCATCTCTTATCCTTGCTGTCTGACCCAGATgtactttttccatttctttggaaTCATGGATAGTGTCTTAATAGCCATAATGGCCTATGACAGGTTCATTGCTATTTGTCACTCCTTACACTACACCACCATCATGAACCCATGCCTCTGTGGACTGCTGGCTGGTGGACCATGGGTGTTTTCCTGCTTCATCTCCCTCACCCACATCCTCTTGGTGACACGTCTGGTTTTCTGCCATGACCATGAGCTGCCCCACTACTTCTGTGACCTCACCCCTCTCCTCCGGCTCTCATGCACAGACACATCAGTGAACAAGATCTTTGTGCTCATTGTGGCAGGGATGGTGATAGCCACACCTTTTGTCTGCATCCTGGCCTCCTATGCTCGCATCATTGCAGCCATCATGAAAGTTCCCTCTGCAGGTGGTAGGAAGAAGGCATTTTCTACCTGCAGTTCCCACCTCTCTGTGGTAGCCCTTTTTTATGGAACCACCATTGGTGTCTATCTGTGTCCTGTCTCTGTCCACACAGTTGTGAAGGAGAAGGCATCTGCAGTAATGTACACAGTAGTGACCCCCATGCTGAACCCAtttatctacagcctgaggaacagagACCTGAAGGGGGCCCTGAAGAAGGTCATCAATAGAAAGTTTACCTCATCTACCTGA